TATTTGAGTTCAGCGCCCATGAAAGAATAATAATCCGTGTTAATGGTGGGGATTTTCACGCCCAATTCCACGCCATGCTGCACGGCATGATCGCTGTCTTTTTTCTTTGCTCTAGCGAGGTTCATTCTCAAGCCTAAATTGAATAAAAATTGGAAATTTGCCACATTCATTTTAGCGCTATAAATATTACCCACCACATTCAAATTCACAAATTCAGAATTAAGCCATGAAGTCCCAGCTAACGCAAAGCCACCAAAAAGCCCCACGGAGAGCTTGTTATTCTTGCCTAAAAAGTTGGTGTTTTTATCGTTAATGAAGTTATAAAGCGCATCCATTCCCACCCCATAAGTCCAAACATCAGAAGCGGAGTTGAAAAAGCTGGATTTGATGAACGCATGGTTATAGTCAAAAAAGCCGTAATACCTTAACCCCCAATTCCTTTTTTTGCCAAAGAATTGTTTGTAACCCATTTGCACGCCGATCCCATTCATCGCGCCGTTATTGGTTTGAGAACTAATCATGCCAAAGCGCCTGAAAGGGTTTTTGCCTAATTCTTGCGTGGTGGCTTGGAGCTGGTTGTATTTGTTTGAATCCAAAGAATAAGTGAGCAAACCTTCTGGGGAATTAGGGTTTTGAGTGGAATGCGTCATGTTTTGAAGAGATTTAGCGTTAGGCAAGCTAGAGATACCGCTATTAATCGCTTTTGAGTCTTTATTCAGGGTGTTAAGGGCTTCTTTAAAATTCAAAATGGTTTGAGCCAAAGCCCTATCTTGATTGACCTGGTTGCCATAATAAGCGGTGTGTTGCTCTAAGGAATTGAGAGTTTCTTTCACAAACGCGCAACCTGAACCCCAAGTGTTATTAGTGATCACGCCAGCCGATCCTGCTTTACATTGTTCTAAATCCCCTTGAATAGGCCCTTGAATGCTGTGGAAATTGTTCGCTACTTGCTTAGCTAAATTTAAAATCTCTGCTTGAGCGTTCGCTCTATTGAGCATTTCTTGAGCAAACCCTTTGTCTTGAGAAGTGTAGGGGTTGAAATTGTCTGGTTGCGTGATTTGGGCGTTTTCATTAGCGTTAAGCTGTTGGGTTTTTGCTAGGGCTGTTTGAGCGTTTTTGATCATCTCATTAATTGCGTTAAAAGAAGGGCCAAAAATATCCATCACATTCCCAGGCGTAGAACTCAACCCCCACGCTTTACCGCCATTGCTCGTTTGCACATGCGGCTTTTGAGTAATAAGGACTTGCATGATAGTAGCGGCTTGTTGCAAAAGGTATTCAGCGTTATTATTGTATTTCAATTGTATTGTAGGCGAGAATGATGCTCCGCCTGAATAAGAGGTTGGGATCTCTTTCCCATTCTCTGTATAATAATGCTCTATGATATTGTTTTGTGTAGTGGTTTTATAATTGGTTTGTTGTATGTTGACTACCCCTGTTTTGGTGGTGTCGTTCAAGGCAGGCATTCCGCCTCCTTGGTTTTGGTTTAAAGCGGTTTGGATAATTTGATAAGCTTGGTTGAGTTTTTGGTATTCATCAATGGATAGGATGCCATTGGGGCCTGTCCCATACGCTTGATTGCAAGTGGTGGTTGTCCCATTAAGGGCTGGTGTGTTACCAAACGATTGGTAGCTTTGATTATTGGTAGGGCCAGGGCCGCAGCCAATAAAAAGGGCTATGACTTGCCACATGCCCACAGCCGCATTGAGCGCTAAAGCCACAGCTTGATAGGCCGGAGAAGTGGTGGTAGTGCTAGTGAGGTTGATCGCGCTTGAGCTTAAATTATTAATCGCACCGGTGATCGCACTGGGCGTGCTGGCTAGATTGACTAAGGAATTTAAGTAATTGTATTGGTTTAAAAGGTTGCTTAAGTTATCGTATCTGTCTGCAAGATTTTGCAATGCTCCAGTGTTTTTCACTTTTTGAACCGCTTCACCGATTTGATAGCCCACACTCATATAAAATCCGTCATCTTCAGCGTTTAAGAGCGGTGTAGTAAGAGCGAGAGAGAGAGTTAAAAGGGTTTTTTTCATTTTCTTTTTCATGTTTTTTTCCTTTCTTTTCCTTTTGTCCTTTTTGTCCTTTTGTTGATCCCACATTTGATAGCCATGTTCTATAAAGATCCGGTATTTTACCACGAAATGCTTATTTTTAGCTTAAAATTTATATTTTGAAAAAAAAAAAAAACAATTTTAAGTATTTTTTACAATAAAATATCACAGAGCTTGGTTTTAGGCGAGCGAGAGTTTTATTAAAAGCGCTTTTAGGGGGTTATTTGAAATTGGTTTTTAAACCTTTGGTTATAATGAAAGCGATTTGAATTGAAAAGAGCGGCATGTTTGAAAAGATACAAAAAGAATGGTTGAGCAACATTCAAAAAGATTTGTTGTCTGGTTTTGTGGTGGGGCTTTCTGTGATCCCAGAGACCGCTGGCTTTGCGATCATGGTGGGTTTAGATGTGGGCGTGGCGTTTTATACGACCTTTTATATGGCTTTTGTTTTGTCTTTTTTTGGGGCTAGAAAGGCGATGATTAGTGCAGCGGCCGGCTCAGTGGCGCTCATTTTAGTGGGCGTGGTTAAAAATTATGGGCTTGAATACGCGGGCGTGGCGACTCTTATGGCAGGAATATTGCAAATTCTTTTAGGCTATTTGAAAATAGGGAATCTTTTGAGGTTTATCCCCCAATCGGTGATGTATGGCTTTGTGAACGCGCTAGGCATTTTGCTTTTAATGGAGCAATTCAAATTCCTTCAAAACCAAAATTTGGGGGTGTTTATTTTGCTCGCTATTGGGATACTCATCATTTATCTCTTCCCTTTAATCACTAAAAAAATCCCCTCTAATCTGATTTGTATCCTTGCAGTGAGCGCGATCGCTTTAATTTTTGATGTGCATGCGCCGAATTTAGGGAGCATTGAGCAAGGGGTTTCAGGCTTTCATTTCATTATTATCCCCAAAAATTTGGATTTTAAAATCGTTATAGAATTGTTGCCTTACGCTCTTTCTTTAGCGCTAGTAGGCACGATAGAAAGTTTATTGACCGCTAAAACTTTAGACGTGATTTTAAAAGACGGCGTGAGCGATAAAAACAAAGAAACTAAAGCGCAAGGCTTGGGGAATATCATTTCAGGGCTTTTAGGGGGAATGACAGGGTGCGCTTTAGTGGGGCAGTCTATCATTAACGCAAAATCCGGGGCCAAAACAAGGCTTTCTACTTTTTTTGCCGGCTTTTCTTTAATGGTGCTAATATTAGTGTTTAATGAATATGTGGTTAAGATCCCCATTGTAGCGGTTGTGGCGGTGATGGTGATGATTTCTTTCACCACTTTTAATTTCCAATCCATTATGAACATTAAAAAAATCAAGCTCTATGACACGCTCAACATGCTTTTAGTCGTGGCGGTGGTTTTATACACGCATAATTTAGCGATAGGGGTTGTGGTGGGGGTTTTAGTCAATGCGTTATGGATCAAATCAAAAGGGATTGCATGAAGTTTTACTATAAAAAAGAAAAAGATGAGTTAAAAGTATGGCTCCAGATGTAGGATTCGAACCTACGACCAAGCGGTTAACAGCCGCCTACTCTACCGCTGAGCTAATCTGGAATTTCGCTCAAAAATAAAAAGAAATTTTAGTGTGTTTTTTGTAAAAAGTCAAGTAAAATGACGCCGTTATTCATTGAGAGCCAAAAAATTGGCTTTGTCCTCATTAGTAATGAGAACTGATTCAATATCAATAAGCC
This is a stretch of genomic DNA from Helicobacter pylori. It encodes these proteins:
- a CDS encoding outer membrane protein, which codes for MKKTLLTLSLALTTPLLNAEDDGFYMSVGYQIGEAVQKVKNTGALQNLADRYDNLSNLLNQYNYLNSLVNLASTPSAITGAINNLSSSAINLTSTTTTSPAYQAVALALNAAVGMWQVIALFIGCGPGPTNNQSYQSFGNTPALNGTTTTCNQAYGTGPNGILSIDEYQKLNQAYQIIQTALNQNQGGGMPALNDTTKTGVVNIQQTNYKTTTQNNIIEHYYTENGKEIPTSYSGGASFSPTIQLKYNNNAEYLLQQAATIMQVLITQKPHVQTSNGGKAWGLSSTPGNVMDIFGPSFNAINEMIKNAQTALAKTQQLNANENAQITQPDNFNPYTSQDKGFAQEMLNRANAQAEILNLAKQVANNFHSIQGPIQGDLEQCKAGSAGVITNNTWGSGCAFVKETLNSLEQHTAYYGNQVNQDRALAQTILNFKEALNTLNKDSKAINSGISSLPNAKSLQNMTHSTQNPNSPEGLLTYSLDSNKYNQLQATTQELGKNPFRRFGMISSQTNNGAMNGIGVQMGYKQFFGKKRNWGLRYYGFFDYNHAFIKSSFFNSASDVWTYGVGMDALYNFINDKNTNFLGKNNKLSVGLFGGFALAGTSWLNSEFVNLNVVGNIYSAKMNVANFQFLFNLGLRMNLARAKKKDSDHAVQHGVELGVKIPTINTDYYSFMGAELKYRRLYSVYLNYVFAY
- a CDS encoding SulP family inorganic anion transporter; its protein translation is MEKSGMFEKIQKEWLSNIQKDLLSGFVVGLSVIPETAGFAIMVGLDVGVAFYTTFYMAFVLSFFGARKAMISAAAGSVALILVGVVKNYGLEYAGVATLMAGILQILLGYLKIGNLLRFIPQSVMYGFVNALGILLLMEQFKFLQNQNLGVFILLAIGILIIYLFPLITKKIPSNLICILAVSAIALIFDVHAPNLGSIEQGVSGFHFIIIPKNLDFKIVIELLPYALSLALVGTIESLLTAKTLDVILKDGVSDKNKETKAQGLGNIISGLLGGMTGCALVGQSIINAKSGAKTRLSTFFAGFSLMVLILVFNEYVVKIPIVAVVAVMVMISFTTFNFQSIMNIKKIKLYDTLNMLLVVAVVLYTHNLAIGVVVGVLVNALWIKSKGIA